The following proteins are encoded in a genomic region of Rubrobacter xylanophilus DSM 9941:
- a CDS encoding phytoene desaturase family protein — translation MSAYDAVVVGSGPNGLSAAIELAREGLSVAVLEAADEPGGALRSAGLTLPGFVHDVGSAIHPLAAASPFFRSLPLQRHGLRWVHPPAPLAHPLDGQEAVLLERSVEDTAAALGRDGAAYRRLMAPLAADLGRLAELAVGRLRLPRHPAALATAALRACGPAASLARGAFAGGRARALFAGNAAHSFLPLERRPSALFGLALGALGHAVGWPFPEGGAGRLARALVSCLRALGGEVLTGFPVGSLEGLPPARVVLLDVTPRQLLRIAGDRLPGRYRRALASYRYGPGAFKVDYALDGPVPWADGRCGRAGTVHLGGTLEEIAAAEREVWRGGHPERPFVLLAQHTLFDPSRAPAGRHTVWAYCHVPNGSTFDMTGRIERQIERFAPGFRERVLARRSAGPAELERENPNLVGGDINGGVMDLGQLLTRPARRPNPYATPVRGLYLCSSSTPPGGGVHGLCGYLAARSALRRLRGPRRSGRRPPAATPR, via the coding sequence GTGTCCGCCTACGACGCGGTGGTGGTCGGCTCCGGCCCCAACGGGCTCTCCGCCGCCATAGAGCTGGCCAGAGAGGGGCTCTCGGTGGCGGTGCTCGAGGCCGCCGACGAGCCCGGCGGGGCGCTGCGCTCCGCCGGGCTCACCCTGCCCGGCTTCGTCCACGACGTCGGCTCGGCCATCCACCCCCTCGCCGCCGCCTCGCCCTTCTTCAGGAGCCTCCCCCTCCAGAGGCACGGCCTGAGGTGGGTCCACCCCCCGGCTCCCCTGGCCCACCCCCTCGACGGGCAGGAGGCCGTGCTGCTGGAGCGCTCCGTGGAGGACACGGCGGCCGCCCTGGGCCGGGACGGGGCGGCCTACCGGCGCCTCATGGCCCCCCTTGCCGCGGACCTCGGGCGCCTCGCGGAGCTCGCGGTGGGGAGGTTGCGCCTCCCCCGCCACCCCGCCGCGCTCGCCACCGCGGCGCTGCGGGCCTGCGGCCCGGCGGCCTCCCTCGCCCGCGGCGCCTTCGCCGGCGGGAGGGCCCGGGCCCTCTTCGCCGGCAACGCCGCCCACTCCTTCCTGCCGCTGGAGCGGCGGCCCTCGGCCCTCTTCGGCCTCGCGCTGGGGGCGCTCGGGCACGCGGTCGGCTGGCCCTTCCCGGAGGGCGGGGCCGGGCGGCTCGCCCGGGCGCTCGTCTCCTGCCTGCGCGCGCTGGGCGGCGAGGTTCTCACCGGGTTCCCGGTCGGCTCCCTGGAAGGGCTCCCCCCGGCGCGGGTCGTGCTTCTCGACGTCACCCCGCGCCAGCTGCTCCGGATCGCCGGGGACCGGCTCCCCGGCCGCTACCGGCGCGCGCTCGCCAGCTACCGCTACGGCCCCGGCGCCTTCAAGGTGGACTACGCCCTCGACGGGCCCGTGCCCTGGGCCGACGGGCGCTGCGGCCGGGCCGGGACCGTACACCTCGGCGGCACGCTCGAGGAGATAGCCGCCGCGGAGAGGGAGGTCTGGCGGGGAGGGCACCCGGAGCGGCCCTTCGTGCTCCTCGCCCAGCACACCCTCTTCGACCCCTCCCGGGCCCCGGCGGGCCGCCACACCGTCTGGGCCTACTGCCACGTGCCCAACGGCTCCACCTTCGACATGACCGGGAGGATAGAGCGCCAGATAGAGCGCTTCGCCCCCGGCTTCCGGGAGCGGGTGCTGGCGCGGCGCTCGGCGGGCCCCGCCGAGCTGGAGCGGGAGAACCCCAACCTCGTCGGCGGGGACATCAACGGGGGGGTGATGGACCTGGGACAGCTCCTCACCCGTCCCGCCCGGCGGCCCAACCCCTACGCCACCCCCGTCCGGGGGCTGTACCTCTGCTCCTCCTCCACGCCCCCCGGCGGGGGCGTGCACGGCCTGTGCGGCTACCTCGCCGCCCGCTCCGCGCTCCGGCGCCTCAGGGGACCGCGGAGATCAGGCCGCCGTCCACCTGCAGCGACGCCCCGGTGA
- a CDS encoding SDR family oxidoreductase encodes MDLKLEGKSFVVGGASRGIGRAVARELASEGARVLLVARDTEALEEAARELGERAEPCAADLSDRAGVDKVAAAAGRMDGLDGVLVNAGGPPFGNALNLTDEQWIEAFRLLIGGPVRLLRDLAPLMNEGASVLFITSSSVRQPIDGLDASNVLRPGVAALAKCLARELGPRVRVNSLAPGRIDTARSRSLDEAHAQERNVPLEEYRRSLAASIPLGRYGRPEELARAAAFLLSPAASYITGASLQVDGGLISAVP; translated from the coding sequence TTGGACCTGAAGCTGGAGGGAAAGTCCTTCGTCGTGGGAGGGGCCAGCCGGGGCATCGGCCGGGCCGTGGCCCGGGAGCTGGCCTCCGAGGGCGCCCGGGTGCTCCTGGTCGCGCGGGACACGGAAGCCCTGGAGGAGGCCGCTCGAGAGCTGGGGGAGCGGGCCGAGCCCTGCGCGGCCGACCTCTCGGACCGGGCGGGGGTGGACAAGGTGGCCGCCGCCGCGGGCCGCATGGACGGGCTGGACGGGGTGCTGGTGAACGCCGGCGGGCCGCCCTTCGGGAACGCCCTGAACCTCACCGACGAGCAGTGGATCGAGGCGTTCCGGCTGCTCATCGGGGGGCCGGTGCGCCTGCTGCGGGACCTCGCCCCCCTCATGAACGAGGGGGCCTCGGTCTTGTTCATCACCTCCTCCTCGGTCCGCCAGCCGATAGACGGCCTGGACGCCTCGAACGTCCTGCGCCCCGGGGTGGCGGCGCTGGCGAAGTGCCTGGCGCGGGAGCTGGGGCCGCGGGTGCGGGTGAACAGCCTGGCCCCCGGCAGGATCGACACCGCCCGCTCCCGCTCGCTCGACGAGGCGCACGCGCAGGAGCGGAACGTCCCGCTGGAGGAGTACCGCCGCTCCCTCGCCGCGAGCATCCCGCTCGGGCGCTACGGGCGGCCGGAGGAGCTCGCGCGGGCCGCGGCCTTTCTCCTCTCCCCCGCCGCCTCCTACATCACCGGGGCGTCGCTGCAGGTGGACGGCGGCCTGATCTCCGCGGTCCCCTGA
- a CDS encoding MFS transporter yields the protein MVPESGGASYRAVFLAIAVATAGALPAFLTGGLAVQVQEELRFGAAALGLAVALFFVTSAAASAAMGRLVERIGASRGMRLAAAVSALSLLGIAALARSWPTLAACLVLGGLANAVSHPAANLSLAREIPPGRLGLSFGVKQAALPAATLLAGLAVPLIAVTLGWRWAFAGGAALALLVALLVPRGKGRDAGRGAEEDRRGDAPVLPLAVLALGIGLGSTAATPLGAFIVNSAVEEGLRVETAGLLLAAGSACSIAVRVVFGYLADMMSGGRLRLVAGMLAAGVAGFLLLAAGSGALFVAGALLAFGAGWGWPGLFNFAVVKTSPGAPAAATGITQTGASSGAAFGPLLFGFVVEAASYEAAWTVSAAVALAALATILAGRAMLLRGRRG from the coding sequence ATGGTTCCGGAGAGCGGGGGAGCGAGCTACCGGGCCGTCTTTCTGGCCATCGCCGTGGCCACCGCCGGGGCGCTGCCCGCCTTCCTGACCGGCGGGCTCGCCGTGCAGGTGCAGGAGGAGCTGCGCTTCGGCGCGGCGGCGCTCGGGCTGGCCGTGGCGCTCTTCTTTGTCACCTCGGCGGCGGCCTCCGCGGCGATGGGCCGGCTGGTGGAGCGGATCGGCGCTTCTCGCGGGATGCGCCTGGCCGCCGCGGTCAGTGCCCTCTCGCTGCTCGGCATAGCCGCGCTCGCCCGCTCGTGGCCCACCCTCGCCGCCTGCCTGGTGCTCGGGGGCCTGGCCAACGCCGTCTCGCACCCGGCGGCCAACCTCTCCCTGGCCCGCGAGATACCCCCCGGCCGTCTGGGGCTCTCCTTCGGCGTGAAGCAGGCCGCGCTGCCGGCGGCCACCCTGCTCGCCGGGCTGGCCGTGCCCCTGATCGCCGTCACCCTCGGGTGGAGGTGGGCCTTCGCCGGGGGGGCGGCCCTCGCGCTGCTGGTGGCCCTGCTGGTCCCGCGGGGGAAGGGGCGGGACGCGGGCCGGGGGGCGGAGGAGGACCGGCGCGGCGACGCCCCGGTCCTCCCGCTCGCCGTCCTCGCCCTGGGGATCGGGCTCGGCTCCACGGCCGCGACCCCGCTCGGCGCCTTTATCGTGAACTCGGCCGTGGAGGAGGGCTTGCGGGTGGAGACCGCCGGGCTCTTGCTCGCCGCGGGGAGCGCCTGCAGCATAGCCGTGCGGGTGGTCTTCGGGTACCTGGCGGACATGATGAGCGGCGGGAGGCTGCGGCTGGTGGCCGGGATGCTCGCCGCCGGGGTGGCGGGGTTCCTGCTGCTGGCCGCGGGCTCGGGGGCACTGTTCGTGGCGGGGGCGCTGCTGGCCTTCGGGGCCGGGTGGGGCTGGCCGGGGCTCTTCAACTTCGCCGTGGTCAAGACCAGCCCGGGGGCCCCGGCGGCCGCGACCGGGATCACCCAGACGGGGGCCTCGAGCGGGGCCGCCTTCGGGCCGCTGCTCTTCGGCTTCGTGGTGGAGGCGGCCTCCTACGAGGCCGCCTGGACCGTCTCGGCGGCGGTGGCGCTCGCCGCGCTGGCCACCATCCTCGCCGGGCGGGCGATGCTCCTGAGGGGCAGGCGGGGCTAG